In Horticoccus luteus, the following proteins share a genomic window:
- a CDS encoding gluconokinase, GntK/IdnK-type — translation MPSVPGLRSPYLLVGRLVYFGRMLDKIRLHARAALPADYVPNLGRGFDGRCCEFLRVAYPDLVHRTLAGDLPDEALLAWCHEHGGPRTDAECETWNGFLMKRGWRDAGADILAQRIRESHLEDKPIATMFDYLDFDEGRDPVARRAWAPRESIVIVLMGVSGSGKTTVGLKLASALGWSFRDADEFHSPANIAKMSAGTPLDDDDRAPWLAAIRAYIEAALSRGENTIVTCSALKDSYRHVIVADPARVKLVHLTGDFALLLARMSERHGHFMKADMLQSQIATLELPDHALTLNVAQTPAELVAQIRTAFVL, via the coding sequence ATGCCCTCCGTCCCCGGACTGCGCAGCCCTTACCTTCTCGTTGGCCGCCTCGTTTATTTCGGCCGCATGCTCGATAAAATCCGGCTGCACGCCCGCGCCGCCCTCCCCGCCGATTACGTGCCCAACCTCGGCCGCGGCTTCGATGGCCGCTGCTGCGAGTTTCTTCGCGTCGCCTACCCCGATCTCGTGCACCGCACGCTCGCCGGCGACCTCCCCGACGAAGCGCTTCTTGCGTGGTGTCACGAGCACGGCGGCCCGCGCACCGATGCCGAATGCGAGACGTGGAACGGCTTCTTGATGAAGCGCGGCTGGCGCGATGCCGGCGCCGACATTCTCGCGCAACGCATTCGCGAAAGCCACCTCGAGGACAAGCCCATCGCCACGATGTTTGACTATCTCGATTTCGACGAAGGCCGCGATCCCGTCGCCCGTCGCGCGTGGGCGCCCCGCGAGTCCATCGTCATCGTCCTCATGGGCGTGTCCGGCAGCGGCAAGACTACCGTCGGCCTCAAACTCGCCAGCGCCCTCGGCTGGAGTTTCCGCGATGCCGACGAATTTCACTCGCCCGCCAACATCGCCAAAATGAGCGCCGGCACGCCGCTCGACGACGACGACCGCGCCCCCTGGCTCGCCGCCATCCGCGCCTACATCGAGGCCGCCCTCAGCCGCGGCGAAAACACCATCGTCACCTGCTCCGCGCTGAAGGACAGCTACCGCCACGTCATCGTCGCCGATCCGGCGCGCGTGAAGCTCGTTCATCTCACCGGCGACTTCGCGCTCCTCCTTGCGCGCATGTCCGAACGCCACGGCCACTTCATGAAGGCCGACATGCTGCAGTCGCAAATCGCCACGCTCGAGCTGCCCGACCACGCGCTCACGCTCAACGTCGCACAAACGCCCGCCGAGCTCGTCGCCCAAATCCGCACGGCCTTCGTCCTCTGA